CCACTATATCTCTTTCTACAACCAAGATTAATGAGTGTTCTAATCCTCACTGTGACAGCATTTTAATCTTGGATCTTATAGTTCAGGGTTAGCTTAGCTACTTACTAAAgatacacacaaacacactatTCAATACAGGAGAAGCTTTTCAGATTCAATCAAATTGGCAAATTAAAACATGATAAGGAACATAAAAAATTTGTACAATAAAAGAGGGCTGGAGAACTTAAACCCATAAAGCGAAAAGACTAGATTTACTAACCAGTTGTTTACCACGTCCGTGCCTATCAAAGGCAGCATAGATAACATGTCTTGCAGCTGGTGGTGAACTTGACAATAGAAACTGCGCTCCTTGAATTGCTAAGATCATATTCCCATAAAACCAGGTATAAATGTTAACttcttgatgatgatgataggTGGATATGTTTCACGTTATGAAAATCATTTCCCAAGCTTAGAGAAGGTACTGGCATACTTACATGACCCTATTTGACCCAGTGCTTCAATAGCAGATTCACATTCATCTATTTCTTGAGTTTCGGATGAACTAAGTATCCCGTCTATGGCCGATAATACAGTTTTTACACctggaaaattaaaattagtatCAAAAGCAATTCGTGACAGCTTTTTCGGTTTTACGATCTTTGGtaaagcatttttttttcttaagtaACAAATCTCAAAGTCTACCCTTTGAAATCATTGAAGATCGTTCCCATTTCAAAAGAGAATAAATAACATGCGACAGAAGAAATATATTTGTATAACTGTATGCATATAGCAAATTCACCTAATGTTGTATGCTGGATCACTAAGTGATTTGAGTGACATACCATGGTCCAAGATAATATTTTAGCGCTCTCTTTCAAACCTAATAGGAAATTGGGGGCCAATTGCAACTGGAGATTTGGGGGTAGCCTTGATTCCATTGGATAAATGCAAGCAAGCAAGccaaaaaactaaaactaagaaACGAATAATGGGTGTCCACTAAAGCAgactcttttcttcttcttctttgggtCAGAGAATGGGATGGCAAGCACCTTAACAGCAGGGCAGCAATAAAATTAATGATATCTGTCCTTGTAATACAGGTAAAAAAGCTACCAAATGAGCCAGAAATATGCAGGCACTAGACTACAGGGCATCTTATATGCAGGATGAAAGGAAAAAACAATGGTTTTATGATACTCTGGAATGATGTGAGTAGATATTATTCATCATATTACAAATTTCCAAATCTGTGAGACTTACTTAATTCATCAGCATGTATGTAATTCTCCTTGGACAGAATTCTTCCACTAATCATCattgcccttgttcttaaaatCGACTCCATTGATTTGTTGCTACAAAAGTTATACAATGATATTATGTTGTGTCACTTCTGTCTCTAAGACTTTAAGCGATACAGAGTACTCAAAACGAAACAGATaacaaaaatgttgtttaagcaCCTGATTATAGAACTAAGTAGTTGCAGAAGGGTGCTTGCAGACAAAAACTCTCTATCATGCTCGATCTCTGACAACTTTATCATTTGAGCACATACAACAAGAACATCTCAATATACAGTTTTTAAGCAAGGAAAGAGACTGTCAAAAGAAAACACTACCAGAAATTTGGAATTCTCCATCGATTAGattgtaaaagaaaaaatgagagaACTTAAGATACATGCCATTCACTTGGAGATAAAACATACAAATTAAGGGCCACAGTTCTCTTAAGCATTGTGTACTAAACATTGGTCCTAGAACAAAGTAGTGTACCTGCTTTTTTCATCATATAATTTATGTATGCTTAGTTGTTCTGCATATCTGATTTCTAAGTTTCAACACAGAGCATGCAGAAAATCATAATCAGTATATGGCACAAAAATGGAGCACCAAAGGTGCTAATATGGAGAGTTGGAGATTCCAAAATAGATCGTTTTGCAGATTGTGcgtgaggggagagagagagagagagagagaacagtgTAGATGACCAATGGCCAACCTCATACAAAAGTTCCAAAATGCTCAAGGTTGAAAGGGTATCAGTTCTGTTATTGATTTCTGCCTCAAAAAGTCCAAGTAGATTTGACTTTTGAACTACTGATGCTACATCAGCGGACACAGAGACTAGCTTCACTATCAAAGCCAGAACCCGGACCCGTCCCTGCACAACattcatattatttttctttaaaaaacttAAGCAgagaaaatcagaaaataatctaaaatcaAGCACAGTAGCATATATGACTAATATCAATATACATGGAAGTTCGTACAGAGATTGTAAATGCATACAAAAACATTTCGTTTGACTGTCTAAAATTGGTACATCTATATTAATGGATTAAACTATCCTCAACTTCTTACAACCACTTTAATACATGCCTCTGATGCACATGTCAACAGCACAAATTAGTCAAGTATCGCTACAATGTTGTGTAACAGAAAAACATGAAAGACCAGCATCCCTGATAACTAGTGTTCTTTTCCAGTTCTTTCACTAAAATAACAACCAAATTTCAGGATAGTTTAACTATACATTTATAAATCACAAAATTAACGGCCACCCTACCACTGACGAGCATTGGGCTGATAGAGCCCCAAGATGTGTAGCTTCGTTAGTATTAGCCGGGAAGACAATATCCTACATATTGACAGCAAGGGATTTTCATAAGTTATCACAGTGCAGGTATTCATTACAACAACATTTTAAGGAGACCACATTTAAAGTCAGAGATAGCAGTAAATGCGATGTCCATACTATGCCCTCGGGAGAACCAGCTATCTTCTCTATTGCATCCATTGCTAGAGTTGCAACTTTTTCATTGCTAGACACCAGAAGAAAAACATTATCATGAACATCAAAGATAAAGCAAAAATGAAAACAAGactaaaaaatgataaaagatcCAAGAAACGAGAAATAATTTACCCTAAGAAAAcaagactaaaaaaataataaaaatccaAGTATTGATCTTCAACTTAAAATTTGAACCTTACCCATGAATGAGGCAATCCAGCAAAAGAGGATATATATTGTGGTAAAGTATAAGGCGTGTTGCAGAAACAGAACCTTCATTCAAATTCTCGAGAAGACAAGAAACCTGAAGATTGTTTTCATGACACCGGGTTACACTAGCCAATAACGTTGCCCGTTACTTACATAAGTTTCAACTTTCAACTCCCCCAAAAAACAAATCGAAATCAAATATACAATAATCcataacaaacaaataaaaagtaTCTAGTTAGGAAGTAGGAACAATAACATTCAGCAATCTCAAAATAAAGCAAAGTAGAATAAGAAGTTTTTATACGTACCGTTGTACAAGCTAAAGATTTGACTTCCTGAGACTCTGCCGTCAGACCAACTTGTACAAATGGCTGAAAAAGAGCAAAGAGAGAAGTTTAAGAATCTAGATAGACACAGAATACAAACAAAAGCGGCTTTATTTGTGAAGATTAATTGGGTTTATACTATGgcttaatttcttttatttgattGAACCAGAGCGGCATGTTCATCGACAGAGCATCCCTTACGGCATTCCGATACATCATAACACGAAAGCTTTCAAGTGTCATCAAAGAAGGATTAGCTGTATCCTAACCAAATTCGGGACAACCCCGCTTTCTTTTTCCACAATAACACAAATAAATTCATCAACGACATGCAATCAGTTAGCACAACAAATGAGGCATACCATGAAATGGGGGATGAGAGAAGCGCCATATTTGGTCTTGAACACCCTTTCCAAAACAGCAACCAGTGTGCTTTCCAGACCCGGCACATCGGCTTTCGTTTGCAAAGCACTGCAGGcgagaaacaaaacaaattcaatACAGACCAagtttaagtttcatgaaaaatttggcGACTTTCATCAAACAGTTGACATGCACACAAACCCACAACCAAAAATTGAGAGGATATTGAAGTCGAGCACAAAAACTTGGAAAAATGTATGGGTAGAAGCAGAAAAAGGGTTTACTTGAGAATAACGGGAAGTGGGAAGCGATCGAGGAATTCCTTAGCTGAATCGTCGTTTTGAAAAcctgcaaaaggaaaaaaacactGATATCTGTTAAAAAATTGGTTCATAAAAACTGGAAGGAAAGCGAGCGGAAAATGGTTAGTGCTTACCGGGGTAGTTTGCGAAATCGGAAGCAGCTTCGAGTAGCTGAGTTGGGTCGTCTACCGAGTACTCCTCCATAGCTTACAGCACCAGCAGTCGCACTGAAACGCTTCTATGTTtctgaaagagagagagagagagagagagagagagagcgttgGCAAACCAGCAATGGACTATAACACGTGTTGAGTAGAGGGGACTACGAAATTAACACACGTCGGTTTAGTCTTTAGACTCTGGACTGGGCCAAATTCATAGCCTGATGGCCCACCAAtagagatatttttttttagtcaaacgatagattttgttaaattagctGTTAGATTAGTCATCAGCGGGATTTGAACCCATGTTGTTATGCAAGAACTCAACACATTTTCATCACTATGGTAAAGAGCCACTTACACACCAATAAAGATATTTCATTACACGTTGAAGTGCCAAATTAATATTCTTCCAGTTTTGATACCATATAAGGcagtgtacttttgatcatcggATCAAATGATATGCCAAATTAGAGTTGATGATtccaaaaaatatatttgtgagAATTCGAACTCAAGTGGAGAATTCTAAAAAATCGCTcactttttatttgttatttaatggttatgcttctaaaaacaattgatttagaaatttttattttttataagtaTCAAACAAATTGATGATTTTTATTAACTACTAACATCCTCTTAATATGCGGTCTATAAATTTGATAAGGTTGGttcatttttcatttcatttttaaatattgATTGATTTGTGGCGCTAGCTTTTGCGACTAATGAAGGACGATTTGGGTGTCTAGGCCCATATGGAGTTGGGGGGAATGGCAGTTCTTCTACAGTACTTTTAGTTTGCATTGGGCCTTTAGCCCGCCACTATACCGAGATTATAATCTTATAGTATATATCTTTTATGTTTCAAGTTCAATTATTATAGAATGTGAATTTAGTACAAATTATTATGGTGTCCAATTGTGTGGCATAATCCAAATACTCTTCCCATTAGTATAAACTATATCGTTGtatcacaaaaattaaaatataactcAATCTACGTAAACAAACCAAACCAGTCCATTTTAGTTGGTTTGTTGGTAGATTCAATCCTTTTGACATCATAAgtaaataaacaaacattttGTATTCTTTTACATGtatcaaataaaatgaaactATTTGATAATTGATATGGAGATTTtgaggaaaataaattacaactTTATTCTTGGAGATAAAATGGTTGATATCACTATCTAATAAGAAACAACTGATTTTTCATGATTGTGCGCGATTCAGATTGATTTGGTTTGGCCGGCATGATCGTTCACATGATTTTCGCCCAACTCTATAAAGATCAAGATAATCCCAATGTCAAGTTGTTCAATCAAATCATTGTTATAAACATatcgacacacacacacacacatatatatatatgttacatGTGTAAGAGGATACGAATAATAATCCAAGAAATACCAGAGATGCAATCATACGCATAAGAAAAAAGGCCTTGATATATATAACAACCAAAATTACACAGAGACTCATAATTCACATCTCCTTTCATAAATTCCAAACCCTAGCTTTTAGTGTTTGGCTCTTTCTTGTTTGGCTTCTTTCTGTTTGGCTTCAGACCCATATATACTTTCATACCCTCACCCTCTGCAAAGGAAAGtctaaaaaccaaaaccaaacaggGTACAACGCGTGCCATGCTATTTCCATGAACAAATCCTTCAATGGTCGTCCTCCAAATGGTCCCGTGTACGTGCCCTCCAGAACACACATACCCTAAAATGTCACATTACTCATTGCTTTCCCATATATACACACATCATACCCGTCCAATATCAACCTTAATGTACCTTAAACTGCTGACCACATGTCATCATCCATCATCATTATGGACTTCCACCAATGGGTTCCTTCCACGTGGCGGGAGATCAACGTAGAGCGCGCATGGAGCCTTTGATTATGTCTCGACGAAAATCCGATTGTTGGGAATAACGTAGAGCAGCTTGCATGATTGCACAGTATTTTGTCATGCATCTttgtttggattttttcaagcTTTTAGGGTTTCTGCAGGAAAATGAAAAGGGCCTGCGGGCAGTAATTGTTCCAAAATTAAACAGCAACTGGCGACAGATTCTCCATATTTTTGCATAAGCAAAATACCCATTTAATAACTTTTGTtcgtttgtttattttcttcataTTACAAAGGATAAAAATGAGATGGAATTTTTAGCTCAAGTGGGTAAAAACGTCTCCGCAAAGCTGAATTCCCCGCGTTAAAGCTGGTTTTAGGGTTTCCCCTTGTACATTTGGATAGGGAAATGGGGATGTCAAGGGTTCTACGCTCCAATGGATGAGCTAAATGAGAGTTATCCCACTTCAAGATATAACCTAAACCTTAAATGGGACTTAACTCCTAAGACTATTCATTCTTTTAGCAAGTCTGCTTAAGTGTTTTTACTTACACCCCCTCTTCTCTTATTGGAGCACGACTCCAATAGGATAAGCAAAACTAGAGCTCCCCCACTTCAAGATATAATCTAAACCCTAATTATGCCACTTTTTATAGTAAGCTTGGCCTGGTGTTTTACTTACGCCCCTTTTTTCTCTCATTCGAGCATGAACAGTGACAAAGAGTGGAACAGGTGGTGGTAACTCCTACCTAAGCACTGAAGAAGCTATAAGAACATCAGTTTTTACATATCCGAGACTCTGTTTAATTTCCTCCTTTCCCACTATTGGTTTcatccaaagaaatgaaaattatgaGTAGAGTAATGCAGCCGTCCAAACAGTGAGGAAAAGTAAATGCAAGGTTGCATAATGTGTTTGCTAGCAAGCTATGGGGTGAGATATATGCATGGTCCCTCCCCTAAGCTAATAAGTTAAGCTGACAAGGAAAGAATACAATGTAATGTAACAGAGAGATAGAGTAGTACTAAATGCGTCCCTTCCACAGGACTAAATATCTAGAGGCCGGGGGTACCCCACTGGGAGAGCAGTGTCCTCAAGCCTCAAGGGTCTCTATGCTACCCTAGAGTCTCTGTGCGACATGTGAAAGGTAACCATCTATGTCTACTCACCATTAATTGATTTGGATGATACACCTCCGTGGCAggtctcaacaacaacaataatccACCAAAAAAATAAACCGATTATTAAAGATCACAAACACAGATTTGGTATGTTAAAACTGGCAATTAGCCTAATcatattttaaacaaaaaaaaccgaaaGGAAAATCATGTCATTATTCATTTGCACAATGTAGTTTGCCCAGTTTCAACTTTCATAGAACGCGCCATTAGACAACAAGGAAGCTAACTGCCTTTCCTTACATTTAACTGAATTGTTAGCCTAAACATGACATAATCCTATTATAATTAGAAGGGACAAGTGTCACTTCCTATATTTGTTGATCTTTGTAAGGGAGTGCTTGAAATCATTAAATTGGACCACAATCTCAAATGTACTGTAGAAATATCAATCCTTGTCACGTTGTGTAAAGTATAATATAACACTATATATGGGTTCCTTGAGTCCATTTGTGGTAAGAATCTTTAGTAGTTATACAAGTGGAAATTGCATTTCAATTTTGCAACCCATAATTACGGAGATAATTCCAAATTAATTTCTTTAAATCTAATACCCTCCAGAAACTAAACAAGCTTAATCGGAGGAGTTTGGAGCAAAGGGAAGTATGACGAGGCTGATGGAAAGCTTTGGTAAGGAAATCATCAAGGCTGATCAACATAAGAGATGTAGCACAACTTACGACTGCCAAGGGCCACCTGATCATCATGAACGAAGTGATAATTGAGTTCAATATACCGAGTATGAGATTAATGAATCTGATTAGCAGCAAGATAGGTGATACTAAGGTTGTCAAAATGCAGAAGCACAAGAAAATAGAGGAGTACACCAAGCTCACCAAGAAGAAAATAGCCTGGGTAAGAGAGCGATGCTCAGACTCAACACTAGATCATGAAAGAAATGAGATTAGTGCCAAGATAAACAAAGTAACCAATGAAATTAGTGTCTAGATAAACAAGGTAACCACTGATggctagtatatatatatagatagtgAAATTAAGGGTAGCAAGTCCCTTTCATGTTCTTTTATGCCTTATCTTACAAGTGCAATAATGCTATGAAACAGGACTCGAAGCTCTACATCTGTAAGATTATAATTGGCAAACCCAATGCAGAAATCAATGAGGCAAATCCCAAACCCACCAGAACGACTTAATAACATCCCAACGACAAATCCAACAtcatcacaaagaaagcaagcaTTACGTGCAATTACCATTTAAAGCAAACCCAGATTATCTTCAGAAAAAGATACTGCAAACCGCATCAGAGTATCTAATTAAATAATGCAAGATGCAGGTGAATCAGATTCACCTGCCACTGTTCCGATCAAGTACTACAGACACATATACCGCCTTGCATATCACAGTAAATAAGCACTTACTAAATTTACCATCAAATTAATTacttagttaattaattaaacaacaCCATAGGGTTTTCATCATAGCATAAAACAAGCATAAACTACGGATAAAGTCATCTGAAATACCGAAACTACCCCTACTACTGCTAATTGCACTGCACATCGATCGTTTTAGATGAAAAGTCTTTAACGCCCCCGCACGTGTGGAAACCTCTAGGGTTTTCAAAGGCACTCAGTCTTGTAGTAATTCCACATGCAATCCAGCTCCGTGGGCCCCACAGCCCTGGCTTCCTCAGGTGCCGGAGGCCAGTTCCCGGTGAAATCGACGGAGGATCCGCCGCCAGCAAAAGAGCCGCCGACGTGGACAGGGGGATGAGACGGCACTGGGGAGAAGAAGGGCAGCTGGAGATTCTCCTGCAGAGACCGGAGGCTCGGGAAGGCCGAGACGCCGCCGAAGCTCTGCGGGTGAGGCGGTGGAGGGTGCGCCAAGTCGAAGCATGAGGCTGAGAGGTTGAAGCCGTTGTTGTTGGGGTTGGTGGAGAAACAGGACACGTGCTCCCTTGAGATTGGACTGTCGTAAGAGCAGCCGTCGCCAGCGGCGGAAACGGGTTGGTAAGGGGAGGAATCGAGGAGGGGCGGGAGGGAGACGGAGGAGGGGGAGCTGGGTTCTGGGTAGAGGGAGATGCTGCTGGTGGAGCCGTTGCCGATCCGGGTCTTCTTGGATCCCGGTCCGTTGGAGGCCGACCCGCTCTTCTGAAAAACCCGGGAAATGACCCACTCGTCCTGCACGTGTGTTAATCAATGCCATGGGCGACATTGGTGAAAAGAAGAGTCAgctttttgtgaaaaattagTAAGGGTAGGTGGTGACGTTCCTATATGCATGATTTAAACCCTAATGCAATTAAtgccttacaaaaaaaaaaaattgccgcAAACGAGGAGACCTTATAGAAATTAATAGCAGAATAACAATGTGAACTATTTCAATAAACTATATGTACATTAGAAAAATATAGGGCAATTCATGTGGAAAAAAACCTTTCATGGAAACGTAGTAATATGTGAGAGAGGAAGTTGAACTCTGGCTTTCACATGCATATATGAATGTTTCAACTAACTGAGATCTTGCTTCAGAATTGTTATTTatgctcaaaattttcaagtttcagGTGTTTGATGTTATGATACAAGATAGCTTGGAGGAGAATATAGGAAGCACCAACAGAGAGATCCTCTACCAGTAAATGCCATTAATTGAGAACCGATTCATCAGTACAATCTACATAGAAGGTTATACTTACCTAACCCTAGCTAGCAACCCCCACAGTACCAACTAATTTACCTAACCCTCGCTATAAATGATACGAgactttttaaaataaaactttattacATGTTAAAATGTTGCTTAGAAATTCATGATCGTTGAAGTTTCCATTAACTTTCTAGAGAGAGTGGGAGAGGACCTTGGAGCTCCTGGAGAGATAGTGGTAGGCAAATTTGCCTTCGAGGCGGTACTCATGCATGATCCAATTGGACTTTTCACCCTTGGGGGCTCTGCCGCGGTAAAAAACCAACGTCTTCTTCATCCCGACGAGCGCACAGGTCTTAGAGCTGTAAATCTCCCTGTCCTTCCCGGTTGCTTTCCAGTAGCCAGCTTCCGTGGCCCTGTTGGTTCGGATCCCCGTCGGGTATTTCCGATCGCGCAGGCTGAAAAAGTACCACTCTTTCTCGCCCATCTTTGCCTTGTCTGAAAAATTAATCAACATCCAACACTTATAAACTAATTGTAATCAAAATCTAacatttggaaattaattatttcaagttatttagaaagaaaaaagatgtTGTGATTAATCGAAACCAACATTGAAAAGTAAATTATTTCAAGTTATGTGTAATAAATATGGGGATTAATTAAAATGAGGTGGAGTTGATTAGTTGATTAATTACCAGGGAGCTCCCAAGGCTCGCACTTGTTGAGGTCGACTTCAGCAATGGCGCGGCCGATGAAGCTGCCGTCGAGGACCTTCTTGAGGAGGTAGTAGGTGATAAGCTCCTCGTCGGTGGGGTGGAAGCGGAAGCCGGGAGGCAGATGGGTGTCGTGAtcaaagtgggtggagaagTTCATGATGTCCATGGgaagaaaacccaaaagggAATTTTGGAGGGGTCTGGGAAAGAGTGGAGTGTAGTGAAGGGTTTTGAGGGTGTGGGGGGAGGTGAGCGTTTGTTTTGTAGCTGCAAGATTTGGTTttagggagagagaggaagagtgtGAGAAGGGTTTAATGAATCTGAGTGGCAGAGGGGAAAAAGTGAAGGGGGAGATACAATAAGGTATGATATAGCTGGAAAAATCTCTGTGGCTGTTTTTTCTGCTCTGTCCTCTTTCCTCTCTGCCATATCCATtacccctctttctctctcctctgtctgtctctctctctcgagagagagagagagagagtgatgtaTGTGTCTGAGGGAGTGGGCTGTGCAGAGCTGGGGGAGTCTGTTTTGAGTATGCGTGCGTGCGTGAGAAAGTGTGCAGGTAATCTCTGTCAGTGAAGAAAACGAAAGGGAGGGAACAGGAAGTAGTTTTATGAGAAAGCCCTTTCGAGTTTTTGCGAGaggaaaacaattttttaatttgagaattgttattattactttaaaattttcattttatattttatatttaaaaaaatatatacttaTGAAAAGTGTATAATAAGATTTTTGTCCATAATACTtccctttaatttttgtattttccaTTTCTAAAATACTCATAAGAAAAAAGGAGAGGTAGAGATTTTCACCATGTATCGATAAAGCTGTTCCCAATCTCTCATGTCAGCACTGTACGTATACTAATAAATCCAATACAAGCACAGAGAACCTTGATGATTTAATACACACCATCGATCTAGCttcataatttttattatttcaaatattttattttattttagtttacaTTTTCTCTGCTAAGTACAAATTTATAAATGGGATGCAGAGATGTCTGATAATATCTATACTTTTTTGGCGAGCTTTTGTTCTTTTAAGagatataatttttaaaaataagcGTTTAAGGTATTTTGTGTACTTgttatcaaaatataattaaggtATTCCTTTTAACGTTGGAAGTTGACTTAAATCAAGTACAATCCAAGTCTATATTATGACCTATAGCAGTTAATTATTCTTCACAAAATTAACTTCTCTAAAAACATGAGAAAACGAATGAAATCAAACATATGAGCTATAGAAGCAATACAATAtgtgtttttgttaatttttgtatcaTGGGCTGGGTCCTGAAAGTAACATGCGAAACTAatgcacaagaaaaaaaaaaaagcatgcaTGGTTTCTGGTATTCTGCAAAACCTTTGCATTATTTTTTGCATTCACTTTTCCGTATAAAGATTTAGGTAAAAGAACTGGAGCTTTGGAAGTGAGATAGAGAGAGTGATTGGATTTTCGTACTACTACTTCACTTTTTAACACTGTTGGAGAGTAACATATTACAGTCAGGAAATAGCTAAAAGGAAAGTCGATCCTCAAAAATTTATACAGGGCAGAGTCAGATAAAAAAGATGAAACAAAAAGGTACTGTATAACAGTAGTATAATAGTATTACAATAAtaagttaaaaagaaaactagAGCTTTGGTTCTTATACTTTCATTGAATTGGAGCTTTGTGATAGACTTAAAAATTCGTAAGCTTTGGTGTAGAGTAATGATTTTTTTAAGTAACTCTGTTAGagcttttgtttcttattaggTGGTCCTTAAAACTCTTT
This window of the Malus domestica chromosome 03, GDT2T_hap1 genome carries:
- the LOC103430735 gene encoding uncharacterized protein; this encodes MEEYSVDDPTQLLEAASDFANYPGFQNDDSAKEFLDRFPLPVILNALQTKADVPGLESTLVAVLERVFKTKYGASLIPHFMPFVQVGLTAESQEVKSLACTTVSCLLENLNEGSVSATRLILYHNIYPLLLDCLIHGNEKVATLAMDAIEKIAGSPEGIDIVFPANTNEATHLGALSAQCSSVGRVRVLALIVKLVSVSADVASVVQKSNLLGLFEAEINNRTDTLSTLSILELLYELSEIEHDREFLSASTLLQLLSSIISNKSMESILRTRAMMISGRILSKENYIHADELSVKTVLSAIDGILSSSETQEIDECESAIEALGQIGSSIQGAQFLLSSSPPAARHVIYAAFDRHGRGKQLAALHALGNISGETRPANSMILTSDAEESLRRLIYETASKSSKLTPSGLFLSVLKQDSEIRLAGYRMLSGLVARPWCLMEICSKQEIINIVTDPITETTKLGMEARYNCCKAIHTAFNMSSKLASDQSLSGIAAKLHEAVKMGPYLASKHLEAQPVVVTEDRF
- the LOC139194520 gene encoding protein CUP-SHAPED COTYLEDON 2-like, which codes for MDIMNFSTHFDHDTHLPPGFRFHPTDEELITYYLLKKVLDGSFIGRAIAEVDLNKCEPWELPDKAKMGEKEWYFFSLRDRKYPTGIRTNRATEAGYWKATGKDREIYSSKTCALVGMKKTLVFYRGRAPKGEKSNWIMHEYRLEGKFAYHYLSRSSKDEWVISRVFQKSGSASNGPGSKKTRIGNGSTSSISLYPEPSSPSSVSLPPLLDSSPYQPVSAAGDGCSYDSPISREHVSCFSTNPNNNGFNLSASCFDLAHPPPPHPQSFGGVSAFPSLRSLQENLQLPFFSPVPSHPPVHVGGSFAGGGSSVDFTGNWPPAPEEARAVGPTELDCMWNYYKTECL